One genomic segment of Amycolatopsis sp. WQ 127309 includes these proteins:
- the mtrB gene encoding MtrAB system histidine kinase MtrB, whose amino-acid sequence MTVETGRRLPAFARSTARLVRRVVVFARRRAVAFNELWKHSLQFRVTVSTLALSSAVVFVLGMVLQNQITERLLDTKRDAATAQTRAAAETAAGELVGLGSETSDALRNRLENALKKIAITPTSQDAAGSAAGTFIPVLASGGHDQSGSEPEFAGPFENVPPRLRQFVEAEQTSYLEHTVPDMNGGRTTYLIVGTSLKTVSSPLQLYLLFPLTTEQNTVSTVQNTLLVGGLVLLLLLAGITNLVVRQVVRPVRQAAAAAEQFAGGDLDQRVAVVGEDDLAKLAVSYNGMAASIQRQIRQLEEFGGLQRRFTSDVSHELRTPLTTVRMAADVLHASREQFPAGLARSTELLVDELDRFEALLGDLLEISRLDAGVEELSAEFIDVRPIATRAVEQVRVIAGNAGSSVELVLPDEEIPADVDSRRVERILRNLLANAVDHSEGRPVVLTVAANETTVAITVQDRGVGLRPGEADLVFNRFWRADPSRNRRTGGTGLGLAISLEDARLHGGELDAWGAPGQGACFRFRFPRHQDVPIGESPLGLPPPERVPGEVPLGIIEVTPAPEAIFAEREEVGQ is encoded by the coding sequence ATGACCGTGGAGACCGGCAGACGGCTCCCCGCGTTCGCGCGCTCGACGGCACGCCTGGTGCGGCGTGTCGTCGTTTTCGCGCGCCGTCGCGCGGTCGCGTTCAACGAGCTGTGGAAGCACTCGCTCCAGTTCCGCGTGACCGTGTCGACCCTCGCGCTGTCCTCCGCCGTGGTGTTCGTGCTGGGCATGGTCCTGCAGAACCAGATCACCGAGCGGCTGCTGGACACCAAGCGCGACGCCGCCACCGCGCAGACCCGCGCGGCCGCGGAGACCGCCGCCGGTGAGCTCGTCGGCCTCGGCAGCGAGACGTCGGACGCGCTGCGCAACCGGCTCGAGAACGCGCTGAAGAAGATCGCGATCACGCCGACCAGCCAGGACGCGGCTGGCTCGGCGGCCGGCACGTTCATCCCGGTGCTCGCCAGCGGCGGCCACGACCAGTCCGGCAGTGAACCCGAGTTCGCCGGGCCGTTCGAGAACGTGCCGCCGCGGCTGCGGCAGTTCGTCGAAGCCGAGCAGACGAGCTACCTCGAGCACACCGTCCCCGACATGAACGGCGGGCGCACGACGTACCTGATCGTCGGGACGTCGCTCAAGACCGTCTCCAGCCCGCTGCAGCTGTACTTGCTCTTCCCGCTGACGACCGAGCAGAACACCGTCTCGACCGTGCAGAACACGCTGCTGGTCGGCGGCCTCGTCCTGCTGCTCCTGCTGGCCGGCATCACGAACCTGGTGGTGCGGCAGGTGGTGCGGCCGGTCCGGCAGGCCGCCGCGGCGGCGGAGCAGTTCGCCGGCGGCGACCTCGACCAGCGCGTCGCCGTGGTCGGCGAGGACGACCTGGCGAAGCTCGCCGTGTCCTACAACGGGATGGCCGCCAGCATCCAGCGCCAGATCCGCCAGCTCGAGGAGTTCGGCGGCCTGCAGCGCCGGTTCACCTCCGACGTCTCGCACGAGCTGCGGACGCCGCTGACCACCGTCCGGATGGCCGCCGACGTGCTGCACGCGTCCCGCGAGCAGTTCCCGGCCGGGCTCGCGCGCTCTACCGAGCTGCTGGTCGACGAGCTCGACCGGTTCGAGGCCCTGCTCGGCGACCTGCTGGAGATCAGCAGGCTCGACGCCGGCGTCGAGGAGCTGTCCGCGGAGTTCATCGACGTCCGCCCGATCGCCACCCGCGCGGTCGAGCAGGTGCGGGTCATCGCCGGCAACGCGGGCTCCTCGGTCGAGCTCGTGCTGCCCGACGAGGAGATCCCCGCCGACGTCGACTCGCGGCGCGTCGAGCGGATCCTGCGCAACCTGCTCGCCAACGCCGTGGACCACAGCGAGGGCCGGCCGGTGGTGCTCACCGTCGCGGCCAACGAGACCACCGTCGCCATCACCGTCCAGGACCGCGGCGTCGGCCTGCGGCCCGGCGAGGCGGACCTGGTGTTCAACCGGTTCTGGCGCGCCGACCCGTCGCGCAACCGGCGCACCGGCGGCACCGGCCTCGGGCTGGCGATCAGCCTCGAGGACGCGCGCCTGCACGGCGGCGAGCTCGACGCGTGGGGCGCGCCCGGCCAGGGCGCCTGCTTCCGGTTCCGCTTCCCGCGCCACCAGGACGTGCCCATCGGCGAGTCGCCGCTGGGCCTGCCGCCGCCGGAGCGCGTCCCCGGTGAGGTGCCGCTCGGGATCATCGAGGTGACCCCGGCGCCGGAGGCGATCTTCGCCGAGCGTGAGGAAGTCGGTCAGTGA
- the mtrA gene encoding MtrAB system response regulator MtrA, giving the protein MKARVLVVDDDPALAEMLTIVLRGEGFDTAVVADGSRALPALRELKPDLVLLDLMLPGMNGIDVCKAIRAESGVPIVMLTAKSDTVDIVLGLESGADDYVVKPFKPKELVARVRARMRRTEAEPAESLTIGDLAIDVPGHEVTREGKAIPLTPLEFDLLVALARKPRQVFTREVLLEQVWGYRHAADTRLVNVHVQRLRSKVEKDPEHPEVVLTVRGVGYKAGPP; this is encoded by the coding sequence ATGAAGGCACGTGTTCTCGTGGTCGACGACGACCCTGCACTCGCGGAGATGCTCACCATCGTGCTCCGTGGGGAGGGGTTCGACACGGCGGTGGTCGCCGACGGCTCACGCGCGCTTCCCGCGCTGCGTGAACTGAAGCCCGACCTCGTCCTGCTCGACCTGATGCTGCCCGGGATGAACGGGATCGACGTCTGCAAGGCGATCCGCGCCGAGTCCGGGGTACCGATCGTCATGCTCACCGCCAAGAGCGACACGGTCGACATCGTCCTCGGCCTGGAGTCCGGCGCCGACGACTACGTCGTCAAGCCGTTCAAGCCGAAGGAGCTGGTCGCCCGGGTCCGCGCCCGGATGCGCCGCACCGAGGCCGAACCGGCGGAGTCGCTCACGATCGGCGACCTGGCGATCGACGTGCCCGGCCACGAGGTCACGCGCGAGGGCAAGGCCATCCCGCTGACCCCGCTGGAGTTCGACCTGCTGGTGGCGCTGGCCCGCAAGCCGCGTCAGGTGTTCACCCGCGAGGTGCTGCTCGAGCAGGTCTGGGGCTACCGGCACGCGGCCGACACCCGGCTGGTGAACGTGCACGTCCAGCGGCTGCGCTCCAAGGTCGAGAAGGATCCGGAACACCCCGAGGTGGTGTTGACCGTTCGCGGCGTCGGGTACAAGGCCGGCCCGCCGTGA
- a CDS encoding bifunctional 3-phenylpropionate/cinnamic acid dioxygenase ferredoxin subunit yields MIRACAVTDLPEGEARRLDGPVPIAVFHTEAGFFAVDDTCTHQDASLADGWLEGCFVECPLHAARFDLRTGAPTCLPARKSVRTHRVVVEDGVVFVDAPVPAVTP; encoded by the coding sequence ATGATCCGCGCCTGCGCCGTCACCGACCTGCCCGAGGGCGAAGCCCGCCGCCTCGACGGGCCCGTCCCGATCGCGGTGTTCCACACCGAAGCCGGCTTCTTCGCCGTCGACGACACCTGCACCCACCAGGACGCATCGCTGGCCGACGGCTGGCTGGAGGGCTGTTTCGTCGAGTGCCCGCTGCACGCCGCCCGGTTCGACCTGCGCACCGGCGCGCCCACCTGCCTGCCCGCCAGGAAGTCCGTGCGGACGCACCGAGTGGTCGTCGAGGACGGCGTCGTCTTCGTCGACGCGCCGGTCCCGGCCGTCACCCCCTGA
- a CDS encoding IclR family transcriptional regulator translates to MRNQDSGNATQSQVQSVDRAISVLELLARNGETGITEIAGELGVHKSTASRLLSVLESRGLVEQLGERGKYAIGFGIVRLAGAATGRMDLAKLGRTSCLTLAEELGETVNIAIADDGVAINISQARGAAAITTQNWTGQRTPLHATSSGKILLAYMAEAERKRVLKRKLEQYTPRTTVEPDELMTELERILEDGYAACYEEFELGMHAVAVPIHGPGGDVVAAMSASGPSYRLSKQRVKQIVRPMAEAADDLSAQLGYFRD, encoded by the coding sequence ATGCGGAACCAGGACTCGGGCAACGCAACTCAGAGCCAGGTGCAATCGGTCGACCGGGCGATCAGCGTGCTGGAGCTGCTCGCCCGCAACGGCGAAACCGGCATCACGGAGATCGCGGGCGAGCTGGGCGTGCACAAGTCGACGGCGTCGCGCCTGCTCAGCGTCCTGGAGTCGAGAGGCCTGGTCGAGCAGCTCGGCGAACGCGGGAAGTACGCGATCGGCTTCGGCATCGTGCGGCTGGCGGGCGCCGCGACCGGGCGGATGGACCTGGCGAAGCTCGGCCGCACCAGCTGCCTGACGCTCGCCGAGGAGCTCGGCGAGACCGTGAACATCGCCATCGCCGACGACGGCGTCGCGATCAACATCAGCCAGGCCCGCGGCGCCGCGGCGATCACCACGCAGAACTGGACCGGCCAGCGGACGCCGTTGCACGCGACCTCCAGCGGCAAGATCCTCTTGGCGTACATGGCCGAAGCCGAGCGCAAGCGGGTGCTGAAGCGGAAGCTGGAGCAGTACACGCCGCGCACGACCGTCGAGCCGGACGAGCTGATGACCGAGCTGGAACGGATCCTCGAGGACGGCTACGCGGCCTGCTACGAGGAGTTCGAGCTCGGCATGCACGCGGTCGCGGTGCCGATCCACGGCCCGGGCGGGGACGTCGTCGCCGCGATGAGCGCGTCGGGCCCGTCGTACCGGCTCTCGAAGCAGCGGGTCAAGCAGATCGTGCGGCCGATGGCCGAGGCGGCGGACGACCTGTCCGCGCAGCTCGGCTACTTCCGGGACTAG
- a CDS encoding YafY family protein gives MRASRLVSLLLLLQNRGRMSASRLAAELGVTARTVYRDVEALAAAGVPIYAEPGPSGGYQLMDGYRTRLTGLTADEAESLFLTGLPQPAAELGLGAQVAAAELKLTAALPTPYRDASTRIRQRFHLDAPGWYREADPVPQLLAAAEALWRDQVVQVRYRRWSPRPGVVTRRLHPLGLVLKAGVWYLVASGRTYRVTNIETLTPLDETFTRPAGFDLAEFWREHVERYEEAEIPDTAVVRLSAAGIAALPDILGPKAARLVSHTLEPADAEGWRRAAVPLESVPHAAAGLLRLGADAQVLEPAELVAHMGNTIRAMARLYG, from the coding sequence GTGCGAGCGAGCCGGCTGGTGTCCCTGCTCCTGCTGCTGCAGAACCGCGGCCGGATGAGCGCGTCGCGCCTGGCCGCCGAGCTGGGCGTGACCGCCCGGACCGTCTACCGCGACGTCGAGGCCCTGGCCGCGGCGGGCGTGCCGATCTACGCCGAGCCCGGCCCGAGCGGCGGCTACCAGCTGATGGACGGCTACCGCACCCGGCTGACCGGCCTGACCGCAGACGAAGCCGAGTCGCTGTTCCTCACCGGGCTGCCGCAACCCGCCGCCGAGCTGGGCCTGGGCGCCCAGGTGGCCGCCGCCGAGCTGAAGCTGACGGCGGCGCTGCCGACGCCGTACCGGGACGCTTCGACGCGCATCCGGCAGCGGTTCCACCTCGACGCGCCCGGCTGGTACCGCGAAGCGGACCCGGTGCCGCAGCTGCTCGCCGCCGCGGAAGCGCTGTGGCGGGACCAGGTCGTCCAGGTCCGCTACCGCCGCTGGTCACCGCGCCCCGGCGTCGTGACGCGGCGGCTGCACCCGCTCGGCCTGGTCCTCAAGGCCGGCGTCTGGTACCTGGTGGCGTCCGGGCGGACCTACCGCGTCACGAACATCGAGACGCTGACCCCGCTCGACGAGACGTTCACCCGGCCCGCCGGCTTCGACCTCGCGGAGTTCTGGCGTGAGCACGTCGAGCGGTACGAAGAGGCGGAGATCCCCGACACGGCCGTCGTGCGGCTTTCGGCGGCGGGCATCGCGGCCCTGCCGGACATCCTCGGCCCGAAGGCGGCCCGGCTCGTCTCGCACACGCTCGAACCCGCGGACGCCGAGGGCTGGCGGCGCGCGGCCGTCCCGCTGGAGAGCGTGCCGCACGCCGCCGCCGGACTGCTGCGGCTCGGCGCCGACGCGCAGGTGCTGGAACCCGCGGAACTGGTGGCGCACATGGGAAACACGATCCGGGCGATGGCCCGGCTCTACGGCTAG
- a CDS encoding FAD-dependent oxidoreductase, whose translation MAQPRVVVIGAGLVACALADELTERGWTDVTVLGGGERPDTPGLVFRTDADRTLTEFAKYTAAKCSGLTLDGQWCFNPVGSLELATTPERLADLKRRRGWATSWGVRGFLRAPHECADLHPLLDETRVLGGFHVPGDGLLHAGHAAEAQARRAAGRGAKFLDDDVVAIDRAGGRVTGVVTASGRLRADVVVSCAGAGGLVGLAVPHVPLPHRYARTSPLAELAGHNDDHAQAGKPVLRHHDRALYVREHVDRLGIGALDAGSDEFDAAWEAAAALLPALRDAKAETVTTVTLPGTPDGQPLLGEHPDLEGFWVAEAVRDEHSAGVARELARWLVDGQPVLAVHGCDLARFDRVSVRGRRFAEVHEIVHPLDPREAPLRSSPFAERQTGLGAHFLPSGGWARPQWYQANADLPGASARTGWAARHWSPIGSAEALAARERVAMFDLTAGPRLAVTGPGALPFLQAMTTGDLAGPPGSVTRTLLLSEDGGVRGQVTVARLGDERFHVGATGRADFDWLRRHLPGDGAVQLHETTPGTCCVGVWGPHADDVLPELSTTDCSAEETYVDDVPVVALRLSTVGFPGWEMHATADVGRRLWDTLRARGIVAAGHQAYTSLRLAAGVRVPGVDVTTEHDPYEAGLGSAVRLDKGYFLGRDALAGRGDAVTGRRLTRLRVDGVVLGKEPVYVEGRAAGYVTSGDESIAYAWLPVEYSVPGTRVEIEYFGTRVPGRVT comes from the coding sequence ATGGCACAGCCCCGGGTGGTGGTCATCGGCGCCGGCCTCGTCGCCTGCGCGCTCGCCGACGAGCTGACCGAACGCGGCTGGACCGACGTCACGGTGCTGGGCGGCGGCGAGCGGCCCGACACCCCCGGGCTCGTGTTCCGCACCGACGCGGACCGCACGCTGACGGAGTTCGCGAAGTACACCGCCGCGAAGTGCAGCGGCCTCACGCTCGACGGCCAGTGGTGCTTCAACCCGGTGGGCAGCCTGGAGCTCGCGACGACGCCCGAGCGGCTCGCGGACCTGAAGCGGCGTCGCGGCTGGGCCACGTCGTGGGGCGTGCGCGGCTTCCTGCGCGCGCCCCACGAGTGCGCCGACCTGCACCCGCTCCTCGACGAAACCCGCGTCCTGGGCGGGTTCCACGTCCCGGGCGACGGCCTCCTGCACGCCGGGCACGCGGCCGAAGCCCAGGCCCGGCGGGCCGCCGGGCGGGGCGCGAAGTTCCTCGACGACGACGTCGTCGCGATCGACCGCGCCGGCGGGCGCGTCACCGGCGTCGTCACGGCTTCCGGGCGGCTGCGCGCCGACGTCGTCGTGTCGTGCGCCGGCGCCGGCGGGCTCGTCGGCCTGGCGGTGCCGCACGTGCCGCTGCCGCACCGGTACGCGCGGACGTCGCCGCTGGCGGAGCTGGCCGGGCACAACGACGACCACGCGCAGGCGGGTAAACCCGTGCTGCGCCACCACGACCGCGCGCTCTACGTCCGCGAGCACGTCGACCGGCTCGGCATCGGCGCGCTCGACGCCGGCTCGGACGAGTTCGACGCGGCGTGGGAGGCGGCGGCCGCGCTGCTGCCCGCGCTCCGCGACGCCAAGGCCGAGACCGTCACCACCGTGACGCTCCCGGGCACGCCGGACGGGCAGCCGCTGCTGGGCGAGCACCCGGACCTCGAAGGCTTCTGGGTTGCCGAAGCCGTCCGGGACGAGCACTCCGCCGGGGTCGCGCGCGAGCTGGCGCGCTGGCTGGTCGACGGGCAGCCGGTGCTGGCCGTCCACGGCTGCGACCTGGCCCGCTTCGACCGCGTTTCGGTGCGGGGCCGCCGGTTCGCGGAGGTCCACGAGATCGTGCACCCGCTGGATCCCCGGGAAGCACCGCTGCGCAGCAGTCCCTTCGCCGAGCGGCAAACCGGGCTGGGCGCGCACTTCCTGCCGTCGGGCGGGTGGGCGCGGCCGCAGTGGTACCAGGCCAACGCGGACCTGCCCGGCGCCTCGGCGCGCACCGGCTGGGCCGCGCGGCACTGGTCGCCGATCGGGAGCGCGGAGGCGCTCGCGGCTCGCGAGCGCGTCGCGATGTTCGACCTGACCGCCGGGCCGCGGCTGGCGGTCACCGGCCCGGGCGCGCTGCCGTTCCTGCAGGCCATGACGACCGGCGACCTGGCCGGGCCGCCGGGCTCGGTCACCCGCACGCTGCTGCTGAGCGAGGACGGCGGGGTGCGCGGCCAGGTGACCGTGGCCCGGCTCGGCGACGAGCGGTTCCACGTCGGCGCCACCGGCCGGGCGGACTTCGACTGGCTGCGGCGCCACCTGCCGGGCGACGGCGCCGTGCAGCTGCACGAGACCACGCCCGGCACCTGCTGCGTCGGGGTCTGGGGACCGCACGCCGACGACGTCCTACCGGAACTGTCCACAACGGACTGTTCGGCCGAGGAGACCTACGTGGACGACGTCCCGGTCGTCGCGTTGCGACTGTCCACTGTGGGCTTTCCCGGCTGGGAAATGCACGCCACGGCGGATGTGGGCCGCCGGCTGTGGGACACCCTGCGGGCGCGCGGGATCGTCGCCGCCGGGCACCAGGCGTACACGAGCCTGCGGCTGGCGGCCGGGGTGCGCGTGCCGGGCGTCGACGTCACCACCGAGCACGATCCGTACGAGGCCGGGCTCGGATCCGCCGTCCGGCTGGACAAGGGTTACTTCCTCGGCCGCGACGCGCTCGCCGGCCGCGGCGACGCCGTCACCGGCCGCCGGCTGACCCGGTTGCGCGTCGACGGCGTCGTGCTGGGCAAGGAGCCGGTGTACGTCGAGGGCCGCGCGGCCGGGTACGTCACCAGCGGGGACGAATCGATCGCCTACGCCTGGCTCCCGGTGGAGTACAGCGTGCCGGGGACACGGGTGGAGATCGAGTACTTCGGCACGCGCGTTCCCGGGAGGGTCACATGA
- the solA gene encoding N-methyl-L-tryptophan oxidase, whose product MTHYDVIVLGLGGMGSAAAYRLAQRGQRVLGLDQFAPVHHLGSSHGGSRITRQAYLEGPEYVPLLLRAHELWDGLERDSGRRLFTRCGGLMVGTAASRTITGSVASARAFGIPHELLDAGELRRRYPTTSPAPDEVALYEPGAGLVSPEGSVAAHLQLAARCGAELHHEEKVFTWSTTAGGVRVGTSHNYYTADRLVLCPGAWAGELLRDLGVAFTVRRQVQFWFAPSGGVEPFRRHPVYIWEGDGYTFYGFPAHNATGDGVKVAFHSGGRPRTPDGLDRTVTDTEVHEIATVVKRHLPTLPGAFLRAVTCMYTDTADESFVLAPHPAEERVLLACGFSGHGFKFAPVVGEIVADLVVDGTTAHPITQFDPARLL is encoded by the coding sequence ATGACGCACTACGACGTGATCGTGCTCGGCCTCGGCGGTATGGGCAGCGCCGCCGCGTACCGGCTGGCGCAACGCGGGCAACGGGTGCTCGGCCTCGACCAGTTCGCACCGGTGCACCACCTCGGGTCGAGCCACGGCGGTTCGCGGATCACGCGCCAGGCCTACCTCGAAGGCCCCGAGTACGTCCCGCTCCTGCTGCGGGCCCACGAACTGTGGGACGGCCTCGAGCGCGACAGCGGACGCCGGCTGTTCACCCGCTGCGGCGGGCTGATGGTCGGCACGGCGGCGTCGCGGACGATCACCGGGAGCGTCGCCTCGGCTCGCGCCTTCGGCATCCCGCACGAACTGCTCGACGCCGGTGAGCTGCGCCGCCGGTACCCGACGACGTCTCCGGCGCCCGACGAGGTCGCGCTGTACGAGCCGGGTGCCGGGCTGGTGTCACCCGAGGGCAGCGTCGCCGCGCACCTGCAGCTCGCCGCGCGGTGCGGCGCCGAACTGCACCACGAGGAGAAGGTGTTCACCTGGAGCACCACGGCCGGCGGCGTGCGCGTCGGGACGTCGCACAACTACTACACGGCCGACCGGCTGGTGCTGTGCCCCGGCGCGTGGGCCGGCGAGCTGCTGCGCGACCTCGGCGTCGCGTTCACCGTGCGGCGGCAGGTGCAGTTCTGGTTCGCGCCCTCGGGCGGGGTCGAGCCGTTCCGCCGGCACCCGGTCTACATCTGGGAAGGCGACGGCTACACGTTCTACGGCTTCCCCGCGCACAACGCGACGGGCGACGGCGTGAAGGTCGCGTTCCACAGCGGCGGCCGGCCGCGCACACCCGACGGCCTCGACCGGACGGTGACCGACACCGAGGTCCACGAGATCGCCACGGTCGTCAAACGCCACCTGCCGACGCTGCCCGGTGCGTTCCTCCGCGCGGTGACGTGCATGTACACCGACACCGCCGACGAGAGCTTCGTGCTGGCCCCGCACCCGGCCGAGGAGCGGGTGCTGCTGGCGTGCGGCTTCTCCGGCCACGGCTTCAAGTTCGCGCCGGTGGTCGGCGAGATCGTCGCGGACCTGGTCGTCGACGGGACGACCGCGCACCCGATCACGCAGTTCGACCCGGCGCGCCTGCTCTAG
- a CDS encoding dTMP kinase — protein MGRLVVIEGLDGAGKRTLTDGLTNALRAKGASVAKLAFPRYGESVHADLVKEALHRGHGDLADSVYGMAVLYALDRSGAADEIRALRGAHDVVLLDRYVASNAAYAAARLGQDAAGEVVKWVWELEVDRFGLPHPDAHLLLRVAASVAAERAERRAAAETDRERDAFETDDGLQRRCAAVYDELAAAAWFSPWHVLDGVAGVDLEALAETLLA, from the coding sequence ATGGGGCGACTGGTGGTCATCGAAGGACTCGACGGAGCGGGCAAGCGCACGCTGACCGACGGGTTGACGAACGCGTTGCGCGCCAAGGGCGCGAGCGTCGCGAAGCTGGCTTTCCCGCGGTACGGCGAGAGCGTGCACGCGGACCTCGTCAAGGAGGCGCTGCACCGCGGGCACGGCGACCTCGCCGACTCGGTGTACGGCATGGCCGTGCTCTACGCGCTGGACCGCAGCGGTGCCGCGGACGAGATCCGCGCCTTGCGCGGCGCGCACGACGTCGTCCTGCTCGACCGGTACGTCGCTTCGAACGCCGCGTACGCGGCCGCGCGCTTGGGGCAGGACGCGGCCGGCGAGGTCGTGAAGTGGGTGTGGGAGCTGGAGGTCGACCGCTTCGGCCTGCCGCACCCGGACGCGCACCTGCTGCTGCGGGTCGCCGCGTCGGTCGCGGCGGAACGCGCCGAACGCCGAGCGGCGGCCGAGACCGACCGCGAGCGCGACGCCTTCGAGACCGACGACGGCCTCCAGCGGCGCTGCGCGGCGGTGTACGACGAGCTGGCCGCCGCGGCCTGGTTCTCGCCGTGGCACGTCCTGGACGGCGTCGCGGGCGTCGACCTCGAAGCGCTCGCCGAGACCCTGCTCGCCTAG
- a CDS encoding papain-like cysteine protease family protein, with the protein MLVKSSRVHTALAVSLALCLVVPATAAASGAPSSVRNQISMQAQQRTQWCWAASGNTIAAYHGVTVSQARFCQLAHDTTGTDCANLPGTLADPQRAFARLGFTSPGRYLDSRIPYASIRTQTAANRPVETRVGYRSGGGHTHVLYGYDTSGDWVYWGDPGPAKRYNWSTYGYYTQNSSFTWTHTLTGITR; encoded by the coding sequence GTGCTGGTGAAGTCGAGCAGAGTCCACACCGCACTGGCGGTGAGCCTGGCGCTGTGCCTGGTCGTGCCGGCCACCGCCGCCGCGTCCGGCGCGCCGTCGAGCGTCCGGAACCAGATCTCGATGCAGGCGCAGCAGCGGACCCAGTGGTGCTGGGCGGCGTCGGGCAACACCATCGCGGCCTACCACGGCGTCACCGTCAGCCAGGCGCGCTTCTGCCAGCTGGCGCACGACACGACAGGGACCGACTGCGCGAACCTGCCGGGCACGCTCGCCGACCCGCAACGCGCCTTCGCCCGGCTCGGGTTCACCTCGCCCGGCCGCTACCTCGACAGCCGCATCCCCTACGCCTCGATCCGGACGCAGACCGCCGCGAACCGGCCGGTCGAGACCCGGGTCGGCTACCGCTCAGGTGGCGGCCACACGCACGTCCTCTACGGCTACGACACCAGCGGCGACTGGGTGTACTGGGGTGATCCGGGGCCGGCCAAGCGCTACAACTGGTCGACCTACGGGTACTACACGCAGAACTCGTCCTTCACCTGGACGCACACGCTCACGGGGATCACCCGATGA